A genomic region of Arachis stenosperma cultivar V10309 chromosome 9, arast.V10309.gnm1.PFL2, whole genome shotgun sequence contains the following coding sequences:
- the LOC130951869 gene encoding vacuolar protein sorting-associated protein 60.1-like codes for MKRVFGVKKNKDPPPSIEDANERITKRGDSVDEKIKKLDAELSRYKEQIKKTRPGPAQEAVKARAMRVLKQKRMYEGQRDMLYNQTFNLDQVQFAAEGIKDAQQTMSALKSANKELKGMMKTVKIQDIDNLQDEMMDLMDVSNEIQETLGRSYNVPDDIDEDELMGELDALELDMGNETEADGVPSYLQPDKETDLEAELNLPPAPTGQTTVPAGRSNPQNEDELGLPAVPRASLRG; via the exons ATTACTAAACGTGGAGATTCAGTGGatgaaaaaattaagaaacttGATGCGGAACTTAGTAGATATAAGGAGCAGATCAAGAAAACAAGACCTGGTCCTGCCCAGGAAGCTGTTAAAGCTAGGGCTATGAGAGTTCTTAAGCAAAAGCGAAT GTATGAAGGTCAACGGGACATGCTGTATAATCAGACATTCAATCTTGATCAAGTTCAATTTGCTGCCGAGGGCATTAAAGATGCTCAACAAACT ATGTCAGCTTTGAAGTCTGCCAACAAGGAGTTGAAGGGGATGATGAAAACTGTGAAGATACAAGACATTGAT AACTTGCAAGATGAGATGATGGACCTGATGGATGTTAGTAATGAAATCCAAGAGACTTTGGGTAGAAGCTATAATGTGCCTGACGACATTGACGAGGATGAACTTATGGGTG AACTTGATGCATTGGAATTAGACATGGGAAATGAAACTGAAGCTGATGGTGTCCCCTCCTATCTCCAACCTGATAAAGAAACTGATTTGGAGGCAGAGCTTAACCTACCTCCAGCTCCAACAGGACAAACAACAGTACCAGCTGGCAGATCCAATCCCCAA AATGAAGATGAACTGGGTTTACCTGCCGTCCCCCGGGCATCCTTACGTGGTTAG
- the LOC130947427 gene encoding putative RING-H2 finger protein ATL71: protein MNNTSNSTEDSQEDITGYTYYSVSLSLGFLLLMAFIALTAYYCSKSRIRDERTGPSSGRTNSSFNSNRTVIMDRDPSSITIQIGEEQQQMQESILKSYPMLLFSQAKLHQKADDPTELLSCSICLADYADSEWNSPLPTPIAEVAPLAATRTY from the exons ATGAACAACACTTCCAATTCTACTGAGGACTCTCAAGAGGACATAACCGGATACACGTATTATTCGGTTTCTTTGTCTCTTGGCTTCCTCCTCTTGATGGCATTCATAGCTCTCACTGCATACTACTGCAGCAAAAGCAGGATTCGAGACGAGCGAACCGGACCAAGCTCCGGAAGAACCAATAGCAGTTTCAATTCAAACAGGACAGTGATCATGGACAGAGACCCATCCTCTATAACAATCCAAATTGGTGAGGAGCAACAACAAATGCAAGAATCAATCCTCAAAAGTTATCCTATGTTGTTGTTCTCCCAAGCCAAGCTTCATCAAAAGGCAGATGATCCAACAGAACTTCTTAGTTGCTCAATATGTTTGGCAGATTATGCAGACTCAGAGTG GAACTCTCCATTACCCACCCCTATTGCTGAAGTTGCTCCCTTGGCCGCTACAAGGACTTATTGA
- the LOC130947283 gene encoding RING-H2 finger protein ATL73-like has product MSDSTSNSDSDNENFVLTMIINNSNDSAFRFTHAMAFIFGLIFLFKTINFLRSCFFRPPRIPTILHTPVDVPSPYVSVSVAESLEYGHCHGHVDGHIDTGYENSPKMSYSDEVMKKSSVGGGCIICLGDYKEIEMLRVLPGCGHVFHQACVDPWLMLHSTCPICRKSLPHAP; this is encoded by the coding sequence ATGTCCGATTCCACTTCCAACTCCGACTCCGATAACGAAAACTTTGTTTTAACGATGATAATTAATAACTCCAACGACAGTGCTTTTCGTTTCACTCATGCCATGGCATTCATatttggcttgatattcttgtTTAAGACCATAAATTTCTTACGTTCTTGCTTTTTCAGGCCTCCAAGAATCCCCACCATACTCCACACACCGGTCGATGTTCCATCACCCTACGTGTCCGTGTCAGTGGCCGAGTCCCTAGAGTACGGTCATTGCCACGGCCACGTAGACGGTCACATCGACACGGGTTACGAGAATTCCCCTAAGATGTCATATTCTGATGAAGTAATGAAGAAAAGTAGTGTTGGAGGTGGATGCATCATATGCTTAGGGGATTACAAAGAGATTGAGATGTTGAGGGTTCTTCCTGGTTGTGGCCATGTCTTTCACCAAGCTTGTGTTGATCCATGGCTCATGTTACACTCCACATGCCCTATATGCCGAAAATCATTGCCACATGCACCATAG